A genomic stretch from Asterias rubens chromosome 7, eAstRub1.3, whole genome shotgun sequence includes:
- the LOC117292799 gene encoding Usher syndrome type-1G protein-like — protein sequence MNHFHEAARDGHLDLLRDATRRDANKPDDFGRTPTLWAAYEGNTDALRLLVSRGGDPDLCDTQGHAALHYAALSNHLDTLTFLVSFGCNIWSLTNDYRTAKDLAAENNHHQCLAFLDDVTAQQSAKNQKQVKKMREKALDEADKRVKKVNKKHAEHAKWVMKEEKKAAKDSGRYVKKKKGIISTTSNNSSPAMGRPSKSNTGTFSSTSDARSTISEPSEGRDPEARPDVRESSFWLPTSDRPVAESLQSIPANKIDLSDSTADEDLLTDAVTIEHVKNGRRDPTVSRAVDDARRPSSSALQAAAVDLPWDEELLDSDEDEEHSQTSDLEFFLAVLNLSEYLPMFTREEIDLQALVLLTDDDFVKLGLPLGPRRKLTDAIIRRRNAMGAPGIMGDSQL from the exons ATGAATCATTTTCACGAGGCGGCCCGTGACGGCCATCTTGATTTACTAAGAGATGCGACAAGACGAGACGCAAATAAACCGGATGATTTCGGACGAACACCGACGCTATGGGCAGCCTATGAAGGCAACACGGACGCATTGCGTTTACTTGTGTCTAGGGG GGGAGATCCAGACCTCTGCGACACCCAGGGTCACGCAGCGCTTCACTACGCCGCACTCAGTAACCACCTGGACACGTTGACCTTTCTGGTATCCTTCGGCTGTAACATCTGGTCCCTGACCAACGACTACCGGACCGCCAAGGACCTGGCCGCTGAGAACAACCATCATCAGTGCCTGGCGTTCCTGGACGATGTCACCGCTCAACAATCAGCCAAGAACCAGAAACAGGTGAAGAAAATGAGAGAGAAGGCTCTGGATGAAGCTGATAAGAGAGTCAAGAAAGTGAACAAGAAGCATGCCGAGCACGCCAAGTGGGtcatgaaagaagaaaagaaagcaGCTAAGGATTCTGGACGCTacgtgaagaagaagaagggtaTAATATCAACTACAAGCAACAACTCCAGTCCAGCTATGGGTCGACCCTCGAAGAGCAACACAGGAACGTTCTCTTCGACATCGGATGCGAGATCCACGATCAGCGAACCAAGTGAAGGTCGGGATCCGGAAGCTCGTCCGGACGTCCGGGAGTCGAGCTTCTGGCTCCCGACCTCAGACCGCCCCGTTGCCGAGAGCCTTCAGAGTATACCGGCAAATAAAATAGACCTATCAGACAGTACAGCCGATGAGGACTTACTGACTGATGCAGTTACAATAGAACATGTGAAGAATGGACGTCGGGATCCAACAGTGTCCAGAGCTGTTGATGACGCCAGAAGACCCTCTTCGTCTGCTCTGCAAGCAGCTGCTGTGGACTTACCCTGGGACGAGGAGCTGTTAGACTCGGACGAGGACGAGGAACATTCACAAACCAGTGATTTGGAGTTTTTCCTTGCAGTGTTGAATTTATCGGAGTATCTGCCGATGTTTACACGTGAGGAGATCGATCTTCAAGCACTGGTTCTTCTAACGGACGATGACTTTGTCAAATTAGGTCTGCCCCTGGGACCGAGGAGGAAACTGACTGATGCAATAATTAGGAGGCGAAACGCCATGGGCGCGCCGGGCATCATGGGAGATTCACAGCTTTAG